One segment of Shewanella piezotolerans WP3 DNA contains the following:
- a CDS encoding DUF3857 domain-containing transglutaminase family protein, producing MFKRIWLKAATSAARLFILSITTCCLLINFSVFSLANANSVSAVTERLSLDENWHSGTYREQGVTYTPQPTWVQSVPVSEPDIEPTSQLADGIFHLLLDNQYRVSESGEQSKFNRYVIKAVSAKGLEYVSQINVSYDPSYERIAFHGIKVIRDGVEIDKTLDSQFSLDKSDSGSDLLYDGSLNAFWAVNDIRIGDIVEYSFTRFGQNPVFACTFTGSRTLQWQVPIHQQFLRVLWGKSTPLYFKMHNTEQSFTESRLGSETDYQLLVEQQPILAVSNDAAAWYDPYAKAQFSESKDWQSVVDWARPMFERQLDESAALQSKVKQIAEQTDDLAQQVMLALNFVQQDIRYLGIELGSNSHFPAKASDTLAKRYGDCKDKSVLLIALLKGLGVEASPVLVNSQTGESLADSLPSAKGFNHAIVKAKINNKSYWFDPTLLYQQVALDAVYQPNYGYALVLKPGIDALEKMPAEHSGSKIVFAEAYDFSDGVAKPAVFTSKVTYSGYEARSKRAAIVESGVQSLSEQYAKYYDKIFNGLTINTPLAITRDNALGTLSISEDYLLRAPWTEGDNEGFTIYLYETQVSPYLSIPESLSQRALPLSYPLQIEGDIVVSLRDSNWSFTDEVIEEDNPFFKLIYQVAYNKKQHQLTLSYDYRTKVDRVEVEQLDGYIAALKKVESIDSYGIVDYPNATSTATTTDTLAADSLESANPWVLAGILLLLGFVYTLVSLLLEPSSGHDSQFYPVSLVKFFVLSVFSLGLYSAYWSYKNWQYIKYEKDRPDIWPVARAVFSPFWYYPLYLWLEIDRDQRKPHPYLIPAWSAVILFVGYLIYNGVSWETDWGNWDYLIPFIVFAPLVMYVNKINKQNNEAYLANSQWHARNWVFMACMLPLLMYAAAQDFGLTAQDDIIKGENLWSHDIDFMQQNKVFTEMEMPILFYSDDWLSNRADGNGFTPETVFSYWVENDELQVASSPLKDVADIEVDYADSGEESEVTEVTIHVEGGDEFVLYATSTDEKDKVFVKQLMQQWQSQRDDKTAL from the coding sequence ATGTTTAAGCGAATATGGCTTAAGGCAGCTACAAGTGCTGCACGATTATTTATCTTATCTATTACTACATGCTGTTTGCTCATTAATTTTTCAGTATTCTCCTTAGCCAATGCCAACAGCGTTTCTGCTGTGACAGAACGCCTATCGTTAGATGAAAACTGGCATAGCGGCACTTATCGCGAGCAGGGTGTAACCTATACACCGCAGCCAACATGGGTGCAATCAGTGCCTGTTAGCGAGCCTGATATTGAACCCACTAGTCAGCTTGCCGATGGTATTTTTCATCTATTGCTCGATAATCAATATCGGGTAAGCGAGAGTGGTGAGCAGAGTAAGTTTAATCGCTATGTTATTAAAGCGGTTTCAGCTAAAGGACTGGAGTATGTCTCACAAATTAATGTGAGTTACGATCCTAGCTATGAGCGGATAGCTTTTCACGGGATTAAGGTTATCCGAGATGGCGTAGAAATTGATAAAACCTTAGATAGTCAGTTCAGCTTAGACAAAAGCGATAGTGGCAGTGATCTTCTTTATGATGGCTCACTGAATGCGTTTTGGGCGGTTAATGATATTCGAATTGGCGATATCGTTGAGTATAGCTTTACAAGGTTTGGACAGAACCCTGTATTTGCCTGTACCTTCACCGGCTCTAGAACACTGCAGTGGCAAGTGCCAATCCATCAGCAGTTTTTGAGAGTGCTTTGGGGGAAATCTACTCCTTTGTATTTTAAGATGCACAATACCGAACAAAGCTTTACCGAGAGTCGTTTAGGTAGTGAAACGGACTATCAATTGCTGGTGGAGCAACAACCTATATTAGCGGTGAGTAATGATGCCGCTGCTTGGTATGATCCGTACGCTAAAGCCCAGTTCTCTGAAAGTAAAGATTGGCAGTCGGTGGTAGATTGGGCACGGCCAATGTTTGAGCGCCAACTTGATGAGTCAGCGGCTTTGCAGAGTAAGGTGAAACAGATCGCTGAGCAAACTGACGACTTAGCTCAGCAAGTTATGCTCGCGCTTAATTTTGTGCAACAAGATATCCGTTATCTGGGCATCGAGTTAGGTAGCAATAGCCATTTCCCTGCGAAAGCCAGTGATACATTAGCTAAGCGCTATGGTGACTGTAAAGATAAGTCGGTGCTGCTAATCGCACTACTGAAAGGACTCGGTGTTGAAGCCTCTCCTGTTTTAGTCAACAGTCAAACAGGCGAAAGCCTAGCTGACAGCTTGCCGTCGGCAAAAGGCTTTAACCATGCCATTGTTAAGGCCAAGATAAATAACAAGAGTTATTGGTTTGACCCTACATTGTTGTACCAGCAAGTGGCGTTAGATGCGGTGTATCAACCTAACTATGGATATGCACTGGTATTAAAGCCTGGGATTGATGCCCTAGAAAAAATGCCTGCTGAGCACAGTGGCAGCAAAATTGTTTTTGCCGAAGCGTATGACTTTTCAGATGGGGTGGCAAAGCCTGCAGTTTTCACCTCCAAAGTGACCTATTCTGGCTACGAAGCGCGCAGCAAAAGAGCGGCGATAGTGGAAAGTGGCGTACAGTCATTGTCTGAGCAGTATGCCAAGTATTACGACAAAATATTTAATGGATTAACTATTAATACTCCATTGGCAATCACTAGAGATAATGCTCTAGGTACGCTGAGTATCAGTGAAGACTATTTGTTGAGAGCACCTTGGACTGAAGGAGATAATGAGGGGTTTACAATTTACTTGTATGAAACCCAAGTGTCTCCTTATCTGTCTATCCCAGAAAGCCTAAGTCAAAGAGCATTGCCGCTAAGCTACCCATTGCAGATCGAGGGCGATATTGTGGTCAGTCTTAGAGACAGCAATTGGAGTTTCACTGATGAAGTGATTGAGGAGGATAACCCCTTCTTTAAGTTGATTTATCAGGTTGCTTATAACAAGAAACAGCATCAGCTCACACTGTCATACGATTACCGCACTAAGGTCGACCGAGTCGAGGTTGAACAGTTAGATGGCTATATTGCGGCACTCAAAAAAGTCGAATCGATAGATAGCTACGGAATTGTTGATTACCCTAATGCTACAAGCACAGCTACAACAACTGATACCTTAGCGGCTGACTCATTAGAGTCGGCTAACCCCTGGGTTTTAGCTGGAATATTACTGCTGTTAGGTTTCGTGTATACATTGGTCAGTTTACTGTTGGAGCCCAGCAGTGGTCATGATAGTCAGTTCTATCCGGTATCATTAGTTAAGTTTTTCGTGTTGTCAGTATTTAGTCTTGGGCTGTATTCAGCCTATTGGAGCTACAAGAATTGGCAGTACATTAAATATGAGAAAGACAGGCCGGATATATGGCCTGTTGCGAGGGCTGTATTTTCACCGTTCTGGTATTACCCCTTATATTTGTGGCTTGAAATTGATCGTGATCAGCGTAAGCCGCACCCCTATCTTATTCCTGCATGGTCGGCCGTTATCCTGTTTGTTGGATACCTGATTTATAACGGGGTGAGTTGGGAGACTGATTGGGGTAACTGGGATTACCTAATTCCGTTCATTGTTTTCGCCCCGTTAGTCATGTACGTGAATAAGATAAACAAACAAAATAACGAGGCTTATTTAGCTAACTCGCAGTGGCATGCGCGTAATTGGGTGTTTATGGCTTGTATGTTGCCATTGCTGATGTACGCCGCAGCGCAGGATTTTGGCTTAACCGCACAGGATGACATTATTAAAGGTGAAAACCTTTGGTCGCATGATATTGATTTTATGCAACAAAATAAGGTGTTCACTGAAATGGAAATGCCAATTTTATTTTATAGCGACGATTGGCTGAGCAATCGAGCTGATGGCAATGGTTTCACGCCAGAGACCGTATTCTCCTATTGGGTTGAGAATGACGAGTTACAAGTGGCTTCAAGCCCACTAAAAGACGTTGCTGATATTGAAGTTGATTATGCCGATTCAGGTGAAGAATCTGAGGTCACTGAAGTTACCATTCATGTTGAAGGTGGCGATGAGTTTGTATTGTATGCCACTAGCACAGATGAGAAAGATAAAGTTTTCGTGAAGCAACTAATGCAACAGTGGCAGAGTCAGCGAGATGATAAAACTGCGCTATAA
- a CDS encoding thioredoxin family protein, whose translation MKIEVLGSGCKKCTNLAAEIERIAKELSVDFELQKVTDMAAILDYGVMSTPAIVIDGTVVTAGNVPSASEISQLIQPSN comes from the coding sequence ATGAAAATTGAAGTATTAGGCAGTGGCTGTAAAAAATGTACCAATTTAGCAGCAGAAATAGAGCGTATTGCTAAGGAATTATCAGTGGACTTTGAATTGCAAAAAGTTACCGATATGGCCGCTATTCTCGACTATGGCGTTATGTCTACGCCAGCCATTGTTATTGATGGCACGGTTGTTACCGCTGGCAATGTCCCGTCAGCAAGTGAGATTAGTCAGCTAATTCAACCAAGCAACTAA
- a CDS encoding ArsR/SmtB family transcription factor translates to MTEQEQLRLNARAAVLKALAHPTRLWLLEQLQQQERCVCDLTDGVNADISTVSKHLSLLKQAGIISSRRDGKQIYYRLETPCLLNMFGCIETVLEKNARTHAALIKA, encoded by the coding sequence ATGACGGAACAAGAGCAACTTAGGCTCAATGCCCGAGCTGCGGTGCTAAAAGCACTCGCCCACCCTACCCGCTTATGGTTGTTAGAGCAGCTGCAACAGCAAGAGCGTTGCGTCTGTGATCTCACCGATGGGGTTAATGCCGACATCTCTACCGTCTCCAAACACCTATCGCTACTAAAGCAGGCTGGCATTATCAGTAGTCGCCGCGACGGTAAGCAGATCTATTATCGTCTAGAAACGCCATGTTTATTAAACATGTTTGGCTGTATCGAAACTGTTTTAGAAAAGAATGCCCGTACCCATGCAGCTTTAATCAAGGCTTAA
- a CDS encoding ammonia-forming cytochrome c nitrite reductase subunit c552: protein MMKLKKLSIAIMVSTLFTGSAFAIDKEVDLYNSDNWQQAFPEQYKTWAQTEQTNPESGSPVDLLAANPNLVSAWAGYGFAKDYNRARGHHYAMTDIVETLRTGHPVVGHDGNVVGEAMAASCWSCKTPDVARMYDKVGEDNFSNNNWSTWGHEMSNTIGCADCHQLGSAEIRMSRPYAERAMQAIGKDFAEQTSTMQASQTCAQCHVEYYFDGKDNKKVRYPWDHWVPGVKTDYKEVVNYKGSDGLYEGFAAEAQLAYFDQIGFKDWTNAISGVPSIKAQHPEFENMMDRTDHAMSSHMEFGCTTCHMPKTENSKGVEYSNHKVTFDAKKLPESCVGCHDGSDFKEIFDERKAEINKLRFEADGTDPRLTEAHFKAQAIWAANGIKGLEADKSIAQAKSNYEAALKANTPLAKEMDSLLTKIRHAQWFWDSATASHGIHAHNPTEAVRLLEKSNAILDEALNEANALLTKYAPKYKYDATKYNTKAKVQPLAGLDLDAMKTSKEEFIKERVEKDWPAELR, encoded by the coding sequence ATGATGAAACTTAAAAAACTGTCCATAGCGATAATGGTATCTACTCTATTCACAGGTTCAGCTTTTGCCATTGATAAAGAGGTCGATCTATACAATAGCGATAACTGGCAACAAGCATTTCCAGAGCAATACAAGACTTGGGCTCAGACTGAGCAAACCAACCCTGAGTCCGGCTCCCCAGTTGATCTATTGGCCGCAAACCCAAACTTGGTCTCGGCATGGGCTGGTTACGGTTTTGCGAAAGACTATAACCGAGCACGTGGTCATCACTATGCAATGACAGACATCGTCGAAACACTTCGTACCGGTCATCCTGTTGTTGGCCATGACGGCAACGTTGTTGGCGAAGCCATGGCTGCCAGTTGCTGGTCTTGTAAAACTCCAGATGTCGCCCGCATGTACGATAAAGTTGGAGAAGATAACTTCTCAAATAACAATTGGTCGACATGGGGCCATGAGATGTCTAACACTATTGGTTGTGCAGATTGTCACCAGTTAGGCAGCGCGGAGATCCGAATGAGCCGCCCATATGCTGAGCGAGCTATGCAAGCCATAGGCAAGGATTTTGCGGAGCAAACATCAACTATGCAGGCGAGCCAAACTTGTGCTCAGTGCCATGTAGAGTATTACTTTGATGGTAAGGACAATAAAAAAGTCCGTTACCCTTGGGATCATTGGGTACCTGGTGTTAAAACCGACTACAAAGAAGTCGTTAACTATAAAGGCTCAGACGGCCTATATGAAGGTTTTGCAGCAGAAGCGCAACTCGCTTACTTTGACCAAATAGGCTTCAAAGACTGGACTAACGCTATTTCAGGAGTGCCATCAATAAAAGCACAACATCCTGAATTTGAAAACATGATGGATAGAACTGACCATGCGATGTCTAGCCATATGGAATTTGGTTGCACCACATGTCATATGCCTAAAACGGAAAATAGCAAAGGCGTTGAATACTCTAATCACAAAGTCACTTTTGATGCTAAAAAGCTACCCGAAAGCTGTGTAGGTTGTCATGATGGCAGCGACTTTAAAGAGATCTTCGACGAACGTAAAGCTGAGATCAACAAGCTGCGTTTTGAAGCTGATGGTACAGACCCACGCTTGACCGAAGCACACTTTAAAGCTCAGGCTATTTGGGCTGCTAATGGTATCAAAGGGCTAGAAGCAGATAAAAGCATTGCTCAAGCCAAAAGTAACTACGAAGCAGCATTAAAAGCTAATACGCCTTTAGCTAAAGAGATGGATAGTCTTTTAACTAAGATTAGACATGCGCAGTGGTTCTGGGACAGCGCTACAGCCTCTCACGGTATCCATGCTCATAACCCAACTGAAGCCGTTCGCTTACTTGAGAAATCTAATGCGATTTTAGATGAAGCACTTAATGAAGCGAACGCACTGTTAACAAAGTACGCACCAAAGTATAAGTACGATGCAACTAAGTACAACACTAAAGCTAAAGTACAACCGCTGGCGGGTCTTGACCTAGACGCAATGAAGACCTCTAAAGAAGAGTTCATTAAAGAGCGTGTAGAGAAAGATTGGCCTGCAGAGCTACGTTAA
- a CDS encoding MarR family winged helix-turn-helix transcriptional regulator gives MDDIDKVAAQWNKEKPQLETLPMEIFGRMMRLQKYLEAEIAACHKQYGLTLGEFDVLATLRRSGEPFNLTPSALLSSMMLTSGAMTNRLDRLQAKGLIERVHSTEDRRSVSVGLTDKGFAIIDEAIEEHVRVQHKLVEGLSDTDKPELSGLLKIWLSSFEASA, from the coding sequence ATGGACGATATAGATAAAGTCGCCGCGCAGTGGAATAAAGAGAAGCCCCAGCTGGAAACGTTACCGATGGAAATTTTTGGCCGGATGATGCGTTTGCAGAAGTACCTAGAAGCAGAGATCGCAGCCTGTCACAAACAGTACGGCCTCACATTGGGTGAGTTTGATGTGCTAGCTACCCTTAGGCGCTCTGGTGAACCATTCAATTTGACCCCGTCAGCGCTTTTGTCTTCGATGATGTTGACCTCCGGTGCGATGACTAACCGTTTAGATAGGCTGCAGGCAAAAGGGCTGATTGAGCGGGTGCATAGTACTGAAGATCGCCGCAGTGTATCTGTAGGGCTAACCGATAAAGGTTTTGCCATTATAGATGAAGCGATAGAGGAGCATGTACGTGTGCAGCATAAACTGGTTGAGGGACTGTCCGATACTGATAAGCCTGAATTGAGCGGGTTATTAAAGATCTGGCTGAGTAGTTTTGAGGCATCAGCCTAA
- a CDS encoding DUF2999 family protein — MNPILAILKEHNISDAQISELFQTLTENPMMAMATIGQLGIPAEKLQQMMALVMQTPTLIKEAVLELGLDFSKVEAAKAQLQQ; from the coding sequence ATGAACCCAATTCTTGCGATCTTAAAAGAGCACAACATCAGCGATGCTCAGATAAGTGAACTGTTCCAAACCTTGACTGAAAACCCAATGATGGCGATGGCAACCATTGGTCAGTTAGGTATTCCGGCAGAAAAACTACAGCAAATGATGGCGCTGGTTATGCAAACGCCAACGCTGATCAAAGAAGCAGTTCTTGAATTAGGTTTAGACTTCTCAAAAGTTGAAGCAGCTAAAGCACAGCTGCAGCAGTAA
- a CDS encoding DMT family transporter, translating to MNIFLAMIPAFFWGTTYAMTQFTLPDWPPLLLGAIRALPAGLILLALKPSLPNKADWSILIKLGAINIALFFSLIFIMALTLPSAISGVGMVSVPVFAMLFHWVVSKKRPSRLQAIFGAVLVILAWMLFDPSAISLDPIGLLAMLAAISCIIVGSTITKALGTRIHWWTVLTWQLIVGGVLLSIAAAIHSLFSPEQYFAAIQGFSMENAFGLGWIIMLNTVLGYIMYVWLLQRMTVVDFTFGGIANPVAGIVSGMVLLGESFTPHQYLLMASMILASIAPTLIQIIRKK from the coding sequence ATGAATATTTTCCTCGCCATGATCCCGGCTTTTTTCTGGGGCACCACTTATGCCATGACGCAGTTTACTCTGCCAGATTGGCCGCCTTTATTGCTTGGTGCTATCCGCGCTTTACCTGCAGGTTTAATACTATTAGCCCTAAAGCCGAGTCTGCCGAACAAAGCGGATTGGTCAATCCTCATTAAGCTTGGTGCCATCAATATTGCGCTGTTCTTTAGCCTTATTTTTATTATGGCGTTAACCCTACCCTCTGCAATTTCTGGGGTTGGAATGGTTTCAGTGCCTGTATTTGCGATGCTGTTTCATTGGGTCGTAAGTAAAAAGCGGCCAAGCAGATTGCAGGCAATATTTGGGGCAGTATTGGTGATATTAGCTTGGATGCTATTTGACCCAAGCGCTATCAGCTTAGACCCTATAGGTTTATTAGCTATGCTGGCAGCGATTAGCTGCATTATCGTAGGCAGCACGATAACAAAAGCCCTTGGCACCAGAATTCACTGGTGGACGGTACTCACTTGGCAACTAATTGTCGGTGGCGTACTGCTGTCTATTGCCGCCGCTATTCACTCGCTATTTTCACCAGAGCAATACTTTGCAGCAATACAGGGCTTTAGTATGGAAAATGCGTTTGGCCTAGGCTGGATAATCATGCTTAATACCGTACTTGGCTATATTATGTATGTCTGGTTACTGCAGCGTATGACGGTGGTTGACTTCACTTTTGGGGGCATAGCTAACCCTGTCGCCGGTATTGTCAGTGGGATGGTGTTGCTAGGTGAGTCCTTTACGCCTCATCAATACTTGCTTATGGCCAGCATGATCCTAGCCTCAATTGCACCGACACTGATTCAAATCATCCGCAAAAAATAG
- a CDS encoding DUF134 domain-containing protein encodes MPRPKKCRNLSCRAPYSMLKPNGIPSVELEKIHIDADEFEALNLGDVQKMSQLDAAASMGISRQTFGYLLASARKKVATAITQGHGLVLPQSTDTKREVL; translated from the coding sequence ATGCCAAGACCCAAGAAATGTAGAAACTTATCCTGCCGTGCTCCGTATAGCATGTTAAAACCTAATGGGATCCCTTCAGTTGAGCTGGAAAAGATCCATATTGATGCTGATGAGTTTGAAGCTCTGAATTTAGGTGATGTGCAAAAAATGAGTCAACTCGATGCTGCTGCTTCTATGGGGATATCTCGACAAACATTTGGCTATTTGCTGGCTAGTGCACGTAAAAAGGTGGCGACGGCGATCACTCAAGGTCACGGGTTAGTGTTGCCACAATCAACAGATACCAAAAGGGAAGTTTTATGA
- a CDS encoding permease, whose product MLIWFTLFADWLVYDCFALSNQTQLGQAVHFFVEDTSKIFALLILMIYAIGWLRASLNIERVRGYLAGKPKFVGYSLGSGFGAITPFCSCSSIPVFLGFTSAGIPVGITMAFLLTSPLINEVAILLLFSLLGWQITLLYIVTGISIGILGGALLDLLKAERWLQPLAAKAYAMGQASSEQALTQDSPRPAVTWQQRHQFAKSETFEIFSRVWKWVIIGVGIGAGLHGFVPAGWLEANLGDGQWWSVPLAVVMGIPLYANATGVIPIMESLLTQGVPLGTVLAFCMSTVAASFPEFVMLKQVMQWRLLALLFVILLVSFTLMGWILNLVTLMG is encoded by the coding sequence ATGTTAATTTGGTTCACTCTTTTTGCCGATTGGTTGGTTTATGACTGCTTTGCACTGTCAAACCAAACTCAATTAGGCCAAGCGGTGCACTTCTTTGTTGAAGACACCAGCAAAATTTTCGCTCTGTTGATCCTAATGATTTATGCCATTGGCTGGCTGCGGGCTTCTCTTAATATTGAACGAGTTCGTGGCTACCTAGCGGGCAAGCCTAAGTTTGTTGGTTATAGCCTAGGTTCGGGTTTCGGTGCCATCACTCCCTTTTGCTCCTGCTCCAGTATTCCAGTATTTCTAGGTTTTACTTCGGCGGGGATCCCGGTTGGCATCACCATGGCCTTTTTGCTGACCTCTCCACTCATTAATGAAGTGGCTATTTTGCTGCTATTTAGCTTATTAGGTTGGCAAATCACCCTACTCTATATTGTTACAGGGATCAGTATTGGTATTTTAGGTGGCGCCTTGCTCGACTTACTCAAAGCCGAACGTTGGTTGCAGCCACTGGCAGCTAAAGCTTATGCCATGGGGCAGGCCTCAAGCGAACAGGCTCTCACGCAAGACAGTCCCCGTCCAGCAGTGACTTGGCAACAGCGTCACCAATTTGCCAAATCGGAAACCTTTGAGATCTTCTCTCGTGTGTGGAAGTGGGTCATTATCGGTGTCGGTATTGGCGCTGGGCTGCACGGTTTTGTGCCTGCTGGTTGGCTTGAAGCCAATCTCGGTGACGGCCAGTGGTGGTCAGTTCCGCTGGCGGTTGTCATGGGTATTCCGCTATATGCTAATGCCACAGGGGTGATCCCGATTATGGAAAGTCTGCTGACACAAGGCGTTCCTCTTGGTACCGTGCTTGCTTTTTGTATGAGCACAGTAGCGGCTAGTTTTCCAGAATTTGTAATGCTAAAACAAGTGATGCAATGGCGGTTATTGGCATTGCTGTTCGTTATCTTATTGGTATCGTTTACCCTTATGGGCTGGATATTAAATTTAGTCACCTTAATGGGATGA
- a CDS encoding ammonia-forming cytochrome c nitrite reductase subunit c552 → MKLQKLAIAVAVMTALSACSDDDDKTKTCPDGTELDPDTNVCVVIPPVEPPVEPPVEPPVETDFYNSDNWQETFPDQYTTWAQTEESNPESGVPTDLLEANPNLVSAWAGYGFAKDYNRARGHHFALTDIIKTLRTGAPLIGHDGEIVGEAMKASCWSCKSPDVGRMFEEVGEGKFADNGWSVWGEEMPNTIGCADCHELGENTLRLSRPYASRAMDVIDKTFTAENHDSQAGQTCAQCHVEYYFDGNDSKKVRYPWDHWVPGVKTDYKEVVSYTGTDGLYEGFAAEAQLAFYDEKSFKDWTNAISGAPSLKAQHPEYENMMDRTDHVMSNHLDFSCNTCHMPKSTNSEGQEYSNHKVAFDANKLPASCTGCHDADAFESKFEKRKADINALRFDATGTDPRLTEVHFKAQAIWAANGIEGLEAGKTIGEAKAAYEGALAADNELATEMNSLLGKVRNAQWFWDSATASHGIYAHNPAEAIRLLTKSNTILDAAIIEADALLGKYDADYVYDATKYDSKAKVQPLAGLDLDAMKTSKEEFIKERVEKDWPAELR, encoded by the coding sequence ATGAAACTACAAAAACTTGCAATCGCAGTAGCGGTAATGACTGCATTATCAGCTTGTAGCGATGATGATGATAAAACTAAAACCTGTCCTGATGGAACAGAGCTAGATCCTGACACAAATGTCTGTGTCGTTATACCGCCAGTTGAGCCACCAGTAGAACCACCTGTTGAGCCACCGGTGGAAACTGATTTCTACAACAGTGATAATTGGCAGGAAACCTTCCCAGATCAATACACCACCTGGGCACAAACAGAAGAAAGTAACCCAGAATCCGGTGTGCCAACAGATTTGTTAGAAGCTAATCCGAACTTAGTCAGTGCTTGGGCGGGTTACGGCTTCGCTAAAGACTATAATCGCGCTCGAGGTCATCACTTCGCATTAACAGACATCATTAAAACACTACGTACAGGGGCTCCACTTATTGGTCACGATGGCGAAATCGTCGGCGAAGCGATGAAAGCAAGCTGCTGGTCTTGTAAATCTCCAGATGTTGGCCGTATGTTTGAAGAGGTCGGAGAAGGTAAATTTGCTGACAATGGCTGGTCAGTGTGGGGCGAAGAGATGCCAAACACAATCGGCTGTGCAGACTGTCATGAGTTGGGTGAAAACACGCTAAGACTAAGCCGTCCGTATGCTTCTCGTGCTATGGATGTGATTGATAAAACATTCACTGCAGAAAATCACGACAGCCAAGCAGGCCAAACATGTGCCCAGTGTCATGTTGAATACTATTTCGACGGCAATGACTCCAAGAAAGTACGCTACCCGTGGGATCATTGGGTACCAGGTGTTAAAACAGATTATAAAGAAGTGGTCAGCTATACTGGAACAGATGGTTTGTATGAAGGTTTCGCCGCCGAAGCGCAATTGGCTTTCTACGACGAGAAGAGCTTTAAAGATTGGACCAACGCTATCTCTGGTGCCCCATCACTAAAAGCGCAGCATCCAGAATATGAAAACATGATGGATCGAACTGACCATGTGATGTCAAACCACTTAGATTTCAGCTGTAATACTTGTCACATGCCGAAATCAACCAACTCAGAAGGGCAAGAGTACTCAAATCATAAAGTCGCATTTGATGCAAACAAACTCCCTGCCAGCTGTACTGGCTGTCATGATGCAGATGCATTTGAGTCTAAGTTTGAAAAACGTAAGGCTGATATCAACGCACTTCGTTTTGATGCTACAGGCACAGACCCACGCCTTACCGAAGTACACTTTAAAGCACAAGCAATTTGGGCCGCCAACGGTATTGAAGGATTAGAAGCAGGTAAAACAATTGGTGAAGCTAAAGCCGCTTATGAAGGTGCTTTGGCAGCTGACAATGAGCTTGCAACAGAGATGAACAGCCTGTTAGGAAAAGTACGTAATGCTCAGTGGTTCTGGGACAGCGCAACGGCCTCTCACGGCATCTATGCTCATAACCCAGCAGAAGCTATTCGCTTGCTAACCAAATCTAATACTATTTTAGATGCGGCAATCATCGAGGCTGACGCACTGCTTGGTAAGTACGATGCTGATTACGTCTACGACGCAACTAAGTACGACAGCAAAGCTAAAGTACAACCGCTGGCGGGTCTTGACCTAGACGCAATGAAGACCTCTAAAGAAGAGTTCATTAAAGAGCGTGTAGAGAAAGATTGGCCTGCAGAGCTACGTTAA